TCTGGAAAACTGACTTTCCGCTTGCATCGAAGATGTCTACTTCTGCTGCCTGTCCATCAGGGAGACGTAATTTCAGGATACCATCTGTTGGGTTAGGATAAAATGATATCTCTCTAGCTGCATCCTGATAGGCACTTCTTGCATTTGGAGTCCTTGGAGGGTCTGTCATATAGTAAGTGAAGTAGGCACGACAACCATTCAAGTCAAATACTCTCAGTATATAAGTACCGGCTTTCATTCCTGTTGCATCTTTTCCTAGGAAGGTATAACCATCAGGTCCTGTCCAGATATAAACATAAGGCGCATTTCCACCAAACACATCCACAGATATCGAACCATCAGATGCGCCTATATAAGTAGGGTTTATGATCATTGGGTATGCCAATATCCTTTGTGAATCACATGGCTTCAAGTTCCTTCCATCCTTAGTCAGGATTTCAAACATAAATTCATGTTCACAATTGTTCGCATCACGAATAACCAGTTTATACTCCCCTCCTTTCATTCTTGTCGGATCCTGACTGTAGCTTTTATAACCATCAGGTCCTGTCCAGGTATAGAAGAACGGAGCCTTTCCTTTTAGCAGTTGAATGTCAATCTTGCCATCCTTAGCACCTTCATAAGACTCGTGTGTAATACGTCTTACATCAAGTTCTACATAACTGTTTCTGCAAACGTCTTCTTCTTTGACGGTTCTCACATTGTAGGTGAAAAAACCTTCACAACCATTTCGGTCTGTTACCCTAACTTGGTATTTACCTCCTTTAAGGTTACTTAAGTCTTCGGTGTTAGCTGTATAACCATCAGGCCCAGACCATGCACAACTGTAAGGAGCTTGCCCTCCATAAGGGCTTATATCAATTGCACCGTCCTTTGCATTTGTAACGGTTTCGCTGGTGACTCTAAATATTAGCCTGATACGGCCACAATCATTTCCTGTTCCGCCTCCACCATTATCGGTGTTGGTCGTTCTAATTTCATAGCTGTACGTTGACTCACACCCTCTTCTGTCCTTGATTTTGACACGATAGATTCCTGCTGTAATATTCATCAGGTCTTCATCGGTAGACGTAAAGCCATTTGGTCCAGTCCATTCACAAGAATAAGGGGAAAGTCCACCATAAGGGCGCAAGTTTATAGCACCATCATAGCCGCCTGTTACATTTTCATGGGAAAGGTCATAGATGACCCTGATACGGGATCTTTCACATTCATCTGTCGATTGTGCGTAACTGCTATTACCAAATAGCACGAACACAACAAAGAGTAGTAGATAAGTTGGTTTCATTCGTAGCTGAAGTTAGGTTGTTTTCGACGTAGGGTTTGTCGAAAAAACGGGGTAAAAGATTAAGTAATCAAATTATTTTAGGGAATAGCGTATATCACCTTACAGCACTGATCCATTACGATAGCTTGATTTTTAAGATAGGAAGTTGCAGATTTTGTCTAATGTTTGGTATTACAGGCTTCTAGGTGTGATTTAGCTAAATGGGATTAGTAAAACGCTGATAAGTAGAATATTGAGACTTGCAAGTTTTATTCTCTTTGATCTATTACAAATGTAAGGTTTAGATACAAATACGCAATGTTATAAGGGTTAACAATTGTGAGTCAAATACAACTTTTTAAGATCCTAAAACTTTCATTCAACCTTGTAAGCCAAAAAAAGTGGTTACCAAAAGGCAACCACTTGTTGATCAATGAATGACAATAAATTAGGAGCCGGTATAATCATCATCAATCAGATAGCTGACTGGTGACTGTCTTAAATATTATGGCAAGAGAATCAGTATTTCCCCCTACGATTACAGCACTGGGGATTGCTTCCAACCCATCATTTGTAGCGCCATACCAGTAGGGTGTATATATATCATAAGCTAGCTCAGCTGACTCGGCTTCCAATACAGAAAGAGGCTCGTTGTCGAGTCTTATTACTGCAAAGCGTAGTTTACCTTGCAAGAGTAGCTGTCCTGTCACATAAAGTGAGTCTTTATCTATGTTATCAGTTTTGACAGTAAGGTGTACATCTTTGGTTGGTCCTGAATATTCATCCGATGATTCTGAACAAGACGATGTCATGAATGCGACCAACATCATCATGGTCGTAAAAACCAAGAACCACTTATCAATTTTTTTCATTTCTGGTTGCTGTTAGTTAAATAATAGGCTCATCACATGCTAAAGACACTGACTCCAAGTTGGAGGTTGGATCACCCCTTATTTTTCTTCATTTCACCCGCCTTACACCATCGTATTTACGACCTCTTCCCTTATAAGAAACCGTCATTCAGAACTAGCTTACTTTCAAATAGGTTTATATGTCAAGGATCTTTAACAAAGCATCCAACTAACCCAATAATTTGACAATATGAAGCTTCTCAATCTTATACGGTTGGCACTTACACTGACTGCACTGATATTTATTTCCCACTTAGGATTTAGCCAAAATTGGCCCAAGGAGGTTTCGCTCCAGTCTGGTGGAGTTGTGACCATTTACCAGCCACAACCCGAAAGCCTTGAGGGTAATGTCCTATCATCACGAGCTGCTGTCTCTGTAAAAGAAACTGCCAACA
This portion of the Limibacter armeniacum genome encodes:
- a CDS encoding T9SS type A sorting domain-containing protein; this encodes MKPTYLLLFVVFVLFGNSSYAQSTDECERSRIRVIYDLSHENVTGGYDGAINLRPYGGLSPYSCEWTGPNGFTSTDEDLMNITAGIYRVKIKDRRGCESTYSYEIRTTNTDNGGGGTGNDCGRIRLIFRVTSETVTNAKDGAIDISPYGGQAPYSCAWSGPDGYTANTEDLSNLKGGKYQVRVTDRNGCEGFFTYNVRTVKEEDVCRNSYVELDVRRITHESYEGAKDGKIDIQLLKGKAPFFYTWTGPDGYKSYSQDPTRMKGGEYKLVIRDANNCEHEFMFEILTKDGRNLKPCDSQRILAYPMIINPTYIGASDGSISVDVFGGNAPYVYIWTGPDGYTFLGKDATGMKAGTYILRVFDLNGCRAYFTYYMTDPPRTPNARSAYQDAAREISFYPNPTDGILKLRLPDGQAAEVDIFDASGKSVFQKKIEGGYEVEVNLTNQEAGLYLIRTVIDGNVKTSKFILR